A region from the Mucilaginibacter sp. CSA2-8R genome encodes:
- a CDS encoding TlpA disulfide reductase family protein, translating into MKKAIITALAILPFAAMAQTPTFTVKGKLGNIKAPAKAYLQYRKDGATMTDSVTINNGAFEFKGAAGALPIQAVLRLNKAGDGLTKSRDGQQIYLEPGVIVVKNAADSLKTAMVSGTPTNVENQAYKIAMKPVNDIYETMNAKMKAATPAQRESAEYKQEMEAMDNKADELTDPINKKFVKAYPKSVISLDVLRSLAYGSDYAEIAPLYTSLSPALKESETGKKFGAQLAKMKNVALGAVAPDFAMADTSGNVVKLSSFRGKYLLVDLWASWCGPCRRENPNVVRTFNKYKDQNFTVLGVSLDRPDAKDKWLDAIHKDGLTWTHVSDLKYWNNEVAQLYGVQAIPQNFLLDPNGKVIAKNLRGDALDAKLAEVLSKTEKVKAE; encoded by the coding sequence ATGAAAAAAGCAATAATTACTGCACTTGCCATATTGCCGTTTGCAGCTATGGCACAAACGCCAACGTTTACTGTAAAAGGTAAGCTGGGAAACATTAAAGCGCCTGCAAAAGCTTATTTGCAATACCGCAAGGATGGTGCTACCATGACCGACTCTGTAACCATTAACAACGGCGCTTTTGAGTTTAAAGGAGCGGCTGGTGCTTTGCCGATACAAGCTGTTTTACGCCTTAACAAAGCAGGCGACGGTTTAACTAAAAGCCGCGACGGGCAGCAAATTTACCTGGAGCCGGGTGTAATTGTGGTTAAAAACGCAGCCGACTCGTTAAAAACAGCAATGGTAAGCGGTACGCCTACCAACGTCGAAAACCAGGCTTATAAAATAGCCATGAAGCCGGTAAACGATATATACGAAACCATGAATGCTAAAATGAAAGCTGCCACGCCTGCTCAGCGCGAATCGGCCGAATACAAGCAGGAAATGGAAGCTATGGATAATAAAGCCGATGAACTTACCGATCCTATCAATAAAAAGTTTGTTAAGGCTTATCCAAAATCTGTAATTAGTTTAGACGTATTGCGTTCATTAGCGTATGGCTCCGACTATGCAGAAATTGCACCTTTATACACTTCGCTATCTCCGGCATTAAAAGAGAGCGAAACCGGCAAAAAATTTGGCGCACAACTGGCCAAAATGAAAAATGTAGCACTTGGTGCTGTTGCCCCTGATTTTGCCATGGCCGATACCAGCGGGAACGTAGTAAAGCTATCATCATTTAGAGGCAAATATTTATTGGTTGATTTGTGGGCATCCTGGTGCGGCCCCTGCCGTCGGGAAAATCCAAATGTAGTACGTACTTTTAATAAGTATAAAGACCAGAATTTTACCGTGTTAGGCGTATCTCTTGATCGCCCTGATGCTAAAGACAAATGGCTGGATGCTATTCATAAAGACGGACTAACCTGGACACACGTATCAGACCTTAAGTACTGGAATAACGAAGTAGCACAGCTGTACGGTGTGCAGGCTATCCCACAAAATTTCCTGTTAGATCCTAACGGAAAAGTGATAGCTAAAAACTTGCGGGGCGATGCCCTTGATGCCAAACTGGCTGAAGTGCTAAGCAAAACCGAAAAAGTAAAAGCTGAATAG
- a CDS encoding TlpA disulfide reductase family protein, translating into MSIARAGFKIRVIDTNQSDSAVIAYIKAHPGEVKSLRMLKGLSITCDYPVIEPLYQGLSTHIKNLPAGIKFRRQMENMKSIRIGADMPDFSASDTSGHPITLKQLRGKYVLLDFWAAWCTPCRRLNPELVKIYNQFKEKPFIILGVSLDKERRFWVAAIKKDKLPWLQVSDLKQWNSAIAQLYGVQAIPQNFLISPDGKLVVKNLRSKALEDKLSALLNEL; encoded by the coding sequence ATGTCCATAGCAAGAGCGGGTTTTAAGATAAGAGTAATCGACACCAATCAATCGGATTCGGCAGTCATTGCTTATATTAAAGCACATCCAGGTGAGGTTAAAAGCTTACGGATGCTCAAAGGCTTGTCTATAACGTGCGACTATCCGGTAATTGAACCTTTATATCAGGGTCTGAGTACTCATATCAAAAATTTGCCGGCAGGTATAAAATTTCGCCGGCAAATGGAAAATATGAAAAGCATCCGGATAGGGGCAGACATGCCTGATTTTTCTGCAAGCGATACCAGCGGGCATCCGATCACATTAAAGCAACTTCGTGGAAAGTATGTGCTTTTGGATTTTTGGGCAGCCTGGTGTACGCCTTGCCGCAGGCTCAACCCGGAGTTGGTCAAAATTTACAATCAATTTAAAGAAAAACCTTTTATCATACTGGGCGTATCATTAGACAAAGAACGGCGATTTTGGGTAGCCGCCATTAAAAAGGATAAGCTGCCCTGGCTGCAAGTGTCAGATTTAAAACAATGGAACAGTGCAATAGCACAGCTTTACGGCGTTCAGGCCATCCCTCAAAACTTTTTGATTAGTCCGGATGGTAAGCTGGTAGTTAAAAATTTAAGAAGTAAAGCGTTGGAGGATAAATTATCAGCATTGCTTAATGAGCTGTAA
- the purD gene encoding phosphoribosylamine--glycine ligase has protein sequence MKILLIGSGGRESAFAWKLSQSPQCEKLFIAPGNAGTGLYGTNVNLKVTDFEGIKVFVIENQINLVLVGPEEPLVKGIHDFFLNDEQLKGVPVIGPQQEAAQLEGSKDFSKQFMQRHNIPTAASRTFTRDTLQDGLSYLATQGLPVVLKADGLAAGKGVLICMSLQEAQQELVEMLTEAKFGEASSKVVVEQFLQGIELSVFVLTDGNSYKILPEAKDYKRIGEGDTGLNTGGMGSVSPVPFADEAFMQKVEHQVVIPTVEGLKQEGIPYKGFIFIGLMNCDGEPQVIEYNCRMGDPETESVLPRIESDLLDLLMGVAEGNLIEKQFTISPKVAATVVCVAGGYPGEYLKDKVISGLDNVRGSIAFHAGTSLEGDDVITTGGRVLAITSLQDNMFTALQQATLDASRIYYDGKYFRKDIGFDLI, from the coding sequence ATGAAAATCCTGTTGATTGGCTCAGGAGGGCGCGAAAGCGCTTTTGCCTGGAAACTAAGCCAGAGCCCCCAATGCGAAAAGCTTTTTATTGCACCCGGTAATGCGGGCACCGGCCTGTACGGAACCAATGTAAACTTAAAAGTGACCGACTTTGAAGGTATTAAAGTCTTCGTAATCGAAAACCAGATTAACCTAGTGCTGGTTGGCCCTGAAGAACCGTTGGTAAAAGGCATTCATGATTTCTTTTTGAATGACGAACAATTAAAAGGGGTACCGGTAATTGGTCCGCAACAAGAGGCGGCGCAGTTAGAAGGCAGCAAGGATTTTTCAAAGCAGTTTATGCAGCGTCATAACATACCTACGGCAGCTTCGCGCACTTTTACCCGCGACACCTTACAGGATGGTTTATCGTATTTAGCAACCCAAGGCTTACCTGTAGTACTTAAAGCTGACGGATTAGCTGCTGGGAAAGGCGTTTTAATTTGCATGAGCCTGCAGGAGGCCCAGCAGGAATTGGTAGAAATGCTTACCGAAGCTAAATTTGGCGAAGCTAGCTCCAAAGTAGTAGTAGAGCAATTTCTGCAAGGCATCGAACTCTCGGTTTTTGTGTTAACGGATGGTAATAGCTACAAAATATTGCCCGAAGCTAAAGACTACAAACGGATAGGAGAGGGTGATACCGGTTTAAATACCGGCGGCATGGGCTCAGTATCGCCGGTGCCGTTTGCCGATGAAGCTTTTATGCAAAAGGTAGAGCATCAGGTAGTCATTCCTACCGTTGAAGGTTTAAAACAAGAGGGTATCCCTTATAAGGGCTTTATTTTTATTGGTTTGATGAATTGCGATGGCGAGCCTCAGGTGATTGAATACAACTGCCGCATGGGCGACCCCGAAACCGAAAGTGTGCTGCCACGAATTGAATCTGACTTACTGGATTTGTTGATGGGCGTTGCAGAAGGTAACCTGATTGAAAAGCAATTCACGATATCGCCCAAAGTAGCAGCTACCGTAGTTTGTGTAGCTGGTGGTTACCCTGGCGAATATTTAAAAGATAAAGTGATAAGCGGGTTAGATAACGTACGCGGTTCTATTGCATTTCATGCCGGTACAAGCCTGGAAGGTGATGACGTGATTACCACCGGAGGCCGTGTGCTGGCCATCACCTCGTTACAGGATAATATGTTTACTGCCCTGCAACAAGCAACCTTAGATGCCAGCCGTATCTATTACGACGGTAAATATTTCAGAAAAGATATCGGGTTTGATTTGATATAA
- a CDS encoding SPOR domain-containing protein, whose protein sequence is MKYYSQLLPKLFLKCFTGAVTGLLLLLIDTGKTQAQTRGKLEIIKDSRIDTLIARRSAIGKNGGKAAGSGISSYGYRVQFFSGANRKDAFSAQNRFQRMHPELRTYINYKEPNFKIKGGDFRSRLEATKLVEELKGLFSPLYIISERINMPKLDINTTAP, encoded by the coding sequence ATGAAATATTATAGCCAATTACTACCCAAGCTGTTTTTAAAATGCTTTACCGGCGCGGTGACCGGCTTATTACTACTATTGATTGATACAGGCAAAACACAGGCACAAACCCGTGGTAAGCTCGAAATTATTAAAGACTCACGTATTGATACGCTGATTGCGCGCCGTTCGGCTATTGGTAAAAATGGTGGCAAAGCTGCCGGAAGCGGTATTTCTTCTTACGGTTATCGGGTGCAGTTTTTTAGTGGGGCCAACCGCAAGGATGCCTTTAGTGCGCAAAACAGGTTTCAAAGAATGCATCCCGAACTGCGCACATACATTAATTACAAAGAACCCAATTTTAAAATAAAAGGCGGCGATTTTCGTAGCCGGCTTGAGGCTACCAAACTGGTTGAAGAATTGAAAGGCTTATTTAGTCCGTTATATATCATTTCTGAAAGAATAAATATGCCCAAACTTGATATTAACACAACTGCACCATGA
- the secA gene encoding preprotein translocase subunit SecA has translation MLGFISKLFGSKSERDVKSIQPLVEKIKGEFAKLENLSNDELRAKTLDFKAKIAQGLAAIDEQIQAIKSDIDSAPDMDVNQKVELYTRVDKLEKDRNKELEVILLDILPSAFAVVKETARRLAANPALEVTATDFDRQLAARKNNVVIKGDKALHSSTWIAAGNEVKWNMVHYDVQLIGGTVLHSGKIAEMATGEGKTLVATLPAYLNALAGQGVHIVTVNDYLARRDSEWMGPLYEFHGLSVDCIDKHEPNSESRRSAYLADITFGTNNEFGFDYLRDNMTRTPEELVQRKLHFAMVDEVDSVLVDDARTPLIISGPVPRGDQHEFYMLKPRIERLVNAQKTYINTALNEAKKQINDGKTGSDEGGLALLRAHRGLPKSKALIKYLSEGANRTVLQKTENYYLQDQGKEMPKVDSELFFVIDEKNNSVELTEKGIELITASGEDPHFFVMPDVGTEIAKIEKSDLSAEDKVAHKDELMRDFSIKSERIHSVNQLLKAYTLFEKDTEYILDEGKVKIVDEQTGRVLDGRRYSDGLHQAIEAKENVKVEDATQTFATITLQNYFRMYHKLCGMTGTAVTEAGELWEIYKLDVVEIPTNVVAKRDDRQDLVYRTVREKYNAVADEIVKLTEAGRPVLVGTTSVEISELLSRMLKLRGIKHNVLNAKMHQKEADIVAEAGKAGTVTIATNMAGRGTDIKLGPGVKDAGGLAIVGTERHESRRVDRQLRGRAGRQGDPGSSQFFVSLEDNLMRLFGSERISNLMVRMGIEEGEVIQHSMITKSIERAQKKVEENNFGIRKRLLEYDDVMNSQRTVVYAKRKNALFGDRLDVDISNTIYDVVEDVVNEYKESNNFEGFQLEMIRLFSVDPEISQEDFAKANVANLLEGTYQAVIDFYKRKTEAIAEQAFPVLQDVYETRGDYIENIVVPFTDGVHGIQVAVPLKKAVENHGLEVFKSFEKNVTLYLIDDAWKEHLREMDELKQSVQNAVYEQKDPLLVYKFEAFELFRQMLATVNKELVSFLFRGGIPVQQAPEEVHEAQPIPRTDMRQMRMSKPELVHESNGVPDEELQEIQKQTPARAEQRIGRNDPCPCGSGKKFKNCHGA, from the coding sequence ATGTTAGGATTTATCAGTAAGCTTTTTGGAAGTAAATCAGAACGCGATGTAAAAAGCATCCAGCCTCTGGTTGAAAAAATAAAAGGTGAATTTGCCAAGCTCGAAAACCTCAGCAATGATGAATTGCGGGCTAAAACTTTAGATTTTAAAGCAAAAATTGCGCAAGGTCTTGCTGCCATTGATGAGCAGATCCAGGCTATAAAAAGTGATATCGACTCGGCTCCAGACATGGATGTTAACCAAAAGGTTGAATTATACACCCGTGTTGATAAACTTGAAAAAGATCGTAACAAAGAACTTGAAGTTATTTTGCTCGATATATTACCATCAGCTTTTGCTGTGGTAAAAGAAACCGCACGCCGTTTAGCGGCTAACCCTGCCCTCGAAGTTACTGCTACAGATTTTGACCGCCAGTTAGCTGCGCGTAAAAACAACGTAGTAATTAAAGGCGACAAAGCATTACACAGTAGCACTTGGATAGCGGCTGGTAATGAGGTTAAATGGAATATGGTGCATTATGATGTACAGCTCATTGGCGGTACCGTTTTGCATAGTGGTAAAATTGCAGAAATGGCCACTGGTGAGGGTAAAACATTAGTAGCTACGTTACCTGCCTATCTAAATGCTTTGGCAGGTCAGGGTGTGCACATTGTAACGGTGAATGATTACCTGGCCAGACGTGACTCGGAATGGATGGGCCCACTGTATGAGTTCCATGGTTTATCAGTTGATTGTATTGACAAGCACGAGCCTAACTCGGAGTCGCGCCGTAGTGCTTATTTAGCCGATATTACCTTTGGTACCAATAACGAGTTTGGGTTTGACTACCTGCGTGACAATATGACACGCACCCCTGAAGAACTGGTGCAGCGTAAATTGCACTTTGCAATGGTGGATGAGGTTGACTCGGTTTTAGTTGATGACGCCCGTACACCATTAATTATTTCGGGTCCGGTTCCGCGCGGCGACCAGCACGAGTTTTATATGTTAAAACCCCGTATTGAGCGTTTGGTTAATGCCCAGAAGACATACATCAACACGGCTTTAAACGAGGCTAAAAAGCAGATAAACGATGGTAAAACCGGTTCTGACGAAGGTGGCTTGGCTTTATTGCGTGCACACCGTGGTTTGCCAAAAAGTAAAGCTTTAATTAAGTATTTGAGCGAAGGCGCCAACCGTACCGTTTTACAAAAAACAGAAAACTATTACCTGCAAGACCAAGGCAAAGAGATGCCTAAAGTTGACTCTGAGTTATTCTTTGTCATAGACGAGAAAAATAACTCGGTTGAACTGACTGAAAAAGGTATTGAATTAATTACTGCGTCAGGCGAGGATCCGCATTTCTTTGTAATGCCGGATGTAGGTACCGAAATTGCGAAAATCGAAAAATCAGATTTGTCTGCCGAAGATAAAGTGGCTCACAAAGATGAGTTGATGCGCGATTTCTCTATCAAATCTGAGCGTATTCACTCGGTGAACCAGTTACTGAAAGCTTATACTTTATTTGAAAAAGATACCGAGTATATCCTGGACGAAGGCAAGGTTAAAATTGTAGACGAGCAAACCGGCCGTGTATTAGATGGCCGCCGTTACTCTGATGGCTTGCACCAGGCTATTGAGGCTAAAGAGAATGTAAAGGTTGAGGATGCTACCCAAACGTTTGCTACCATTACGCTGCAAAACTACTTCAGGATGTATCACAAGCTTTGTGGTATGACCGGTACTGCTGTAACTGAAGCAGGTGAGCTTTGGGAAATTTACAAACTGGACGTGGTTGAAATTCCAACCAATGTTGTTGCTAAACGTGACGACCGTCAGGATTTAGTATACCGCACCGTACGTGAAAAATATAACGCCGTTGCCGACGAGATTGTAAAACTAACAGAGGCCGGTCGCCCGGTTCTGGTAGGTACTACCTCGGTTGAAATTTCTGAGCTGTTGAGCCGCATGCTTAAACTGCGTGGCATCAAACATAACGTACTGAATGCCAAAATGCACCAGAAAGAGGCCGACATTGTGGCCGAAGCTGGTAAGGCAGGTACGGTAACCATTGCCACTAACATGGCTGGTCGTGGTACGGATATTAAGCTTGGCCCTGGTGTTAAAGATGCCGGAGGTTTAGCCATTGTAGGTACCGAGCGCCATGAGTCGCGCCGTGTTGACCGCCAGTTGCGTGGTCGTGCAGGCCGCCAGGGCGATCCGGGTTCATCTCAATTCTTCGTATCGTTAGAGGATAACCTGATGCGTTTATTTGGCTCGGAGCGTATCTCTAACCTAATGGTGCGTATGGGTATTGAAGAGGGTGAAGTAATTCAGCACTCGATGATTACCAAATCAATAGAGCGTGCGCAGAAAAAAGTTGAAGAAAACAACTTTGGTATTCGTAAGCGCTTGCTGGAGTATGATGACGTAATGAACTCACAACGTACTGTAGTTTATGCTAAACGTAAAAACGCCCTGTTTGGCGACCGTTTAGATGTTGATATCAGCAACACTATTTATGATGTGGTTGAGGATGTGGTTAACGAGTACAAAGAGTCTAATAATTTTGAAGGATTTCAGCTGGAGATGATCCGCCTGTTTTCGGTAGATCCTGAAATATCACAAGAAGATTTTGCTAAAGCCAATGTTGCCAACTTGTTAGAAGGTACTTATCAGGCAGTAATAGACTTTTATAAACGTAAAACCGAAGCTATTGCAGAGCAGGCTTTCCCGGTACTGCAGGACGTTTACGAAACCCGTGGTGATTATATCGAAAACATTGTGGTTCCGTTTACCGACGGGGTACATGGTATACAGGTAGCTGTTCCGCTTAAAAAAGCGGTTGAAAATCATGGTTTAGAGGTATTTAAATCATTCGAAAAAAACGTAACTCTTTACCTGATCGATGATGCTTGGAAAGAGCATTTGCGCGAAATGGATGAGTTAAAGCAATCAGTACAAAATGCTGTTTACGAGCAAAAAGACCCATTACTGGTTTACAAGTTTGAGGCTTTCGAATTATTCCGCCAGATGCTGGCCACTGTGAACAAAGAGCTGGTAAGCTTCCTGTTTAGAGGTGGTATCCCGGTACAGCAAGCCCCTGAGGAAGTTCATGAAGCACAACCTATCCCGCGTACTGATATGCGCCAGATGAGGATGAGCAAACCTGAACTGGTACATGAAAGCAATGGCGTACCTGACGAAGAATTACAGGAAATACAAAAGCAAACACCTGCACGCGCAGAGCAAAGAATTGGTCGTAATGACCCATGCCCTTGCGGTAGCGGCAAAAAGTTTAAAAACTGCCACGGCGCCTAA
- a CDS encoding M20 family metallopeptidase: MMKEQIQELSQKIFGDVVSNRRHLHANPELSFHEIATSAYVASKLDALGIPYVRMADNGIVGLLSGSKPSNQVVALRADMDALPITEANDVPYKSTNTGVMHACGHDVHTSSLLGTATILSSMKDQFAGTIKFIFQPAEEKLPGGANLMIQQGVLENPKPQAVIGQHVMPLIDAGKVGFRAGKYMASTDEIYVTVKGKGGHGAQPQQNIDPVIITAHILTALQQVVSRFADPKSPSVLSFGKVIANGATNIIPNEVYLEGTFRTMDEQWRQEAHRRMKKMAEGIAESMGGSCEFNIMRGYPFLINEEKLTASVRSHAEDYLGKENVLDLDIWMAAEDFAYYSQVADSCFYRLGTRNESRGITSAVHTPTFDVEESALAVSTGLMAYMALKQLGN; this comes from the coding sequence ATGATGAAAGAACAAATACAGGAATTATCTCAAAAAATATTCGGTGATGTAGTGAGTAACCGCAGGCACCTGCATGCTAACCCCGAACTGTCTTTTCATGAAATAGCTACTTCTGCCTATGTTGCGTCTAAGTTGGATGCGTTAGGCATTCCGTATGTGCGCATGGCTGATAACGGTATTGTAGGTTTACTGTCGGGCAGCAAGCCATCTAACCAAGTAGTTGCTTTGCGGGCTGATATGGATGCCTTGCCTATCACCGAGGCAAATGATGTTCCGTATAAATCAACAAACACAGGCGTAATGCATGCCTGCGGCCACGATGTGCATACCTCATCATTACTGGGTACAGCTACTATTTTGAGCAGCATGAAAGACCAGTTTGCAGGCACTATAAAGTTTATTTTTCAACCTGCAGAAGAAAAACTACCTGGTGGAGCAAATCTGATGATTCAGCAGGGCGTGCTCGAAAACCCAAAGCCGCAGGCCGTAATCGGGCAGCACGTTATGCCTTTGATTGACGCCGGTAAAGTTGGTTTTAGGGCCGGCAAGTATATGGCCAGCACGGATGAAATTTATGTAACCGTTAAAGGTAAGGGAGGCCATGGCGCCCAACCGCAGCAAAATATAGATCCGGTTATCATTACTGCACATATTTTAACCGCGTTGCAACAGGTAGTGAGCCGCTTTGCCGACCCTAAAAGCCCGTCAGTATTATCATTTGGTAAAGTGATTGCCAACGGCGCTACCAATATCATCCCGAATGAGGTTTACCTAGAGGGCACCTTTCGCACTATGGACGAACAGTGGCGCCAGGAAGCACACCGTCGTATGAAAAAAATGGCCGAAGGCATTGCCGAAAGTATGGGCGGCAGCTGCGAATTTAATATCATGAGGGGTTATCCATTCCTGATTAACGAAGAAAAACTTACGGCTTCCGTACGTTCACATGCCGAGGATTACTTAGGTAAAGAAAACGTGTTAGACCTGGATATCTGGATGGCTGCCGAAGATTTTGCCTACTACTCGCAGGTAGCCGATAGTTGCTTTTACCGCTTAGGTACCCGCAACGAGAGCCGTGGCATCACCTCAGCCGTACATACGCCCACCTTTGATGTAGAGGAAAGCGCCTTGGCCGTAAGCACCGGCCTGATGGCCTATATGGCACTAAAGCAGTTAGGCAATTAA